From Leptodactylus fuscus isolate aLepFus1 chromosome 11, aLepFus1.hap2, whole genome shotgun sequence, one genomic window encodes:
- the CYSRT1 gene encoding cysteine-rich tail protein 1 — protein MDKGVSVQNPYANVTIPRAQLKSSFIRNTLGEDLDGVVITNPSAVPTYPSYITQDGLSNNNPNSNGNKIHTQESWRRPYNPYGSDKPQNGGHSEAMYTIDLDRHKDMKAEENSCCCCPCCKCCPCCRKSCCVIS, from the coding sequence ATGGACAAAGGAGTCAGCGTCCAGAATCCTTATGCCAACGTTACCATTCCTAGAGCACAGCTGAAGAGCAGCTTCATCCGAAACACACTAGGTGAGGATCTTGATGGGGTAGTCATCACTAACCCCTCAGCGGTGCCAACTTACCCTTCCTATATTACACAAGATGGGTTAAGCAACAACAACCCGAACTCTAATGGCAATAAAATCCACACTCAAGAGTCGTGGAGAAGACCTTACAATCCATACGGAAGCGATAAGCCTCAAAACGGAGGCCACAGTGAAGCCATGTATACCATTGACCTGGACAGACACAAAGATATGAAGGCTGAAGAGAATTCATGCTGCTGTTGCCCTTGTTGTAAATGTTGTCCGTGCTGCAGGAAGTCCTGCTGTGTCATCTCCTAA